One Phragmites australis chromosome 23, lpPhrAust1.1, whole genome shotgun sequence DNA window includes the following coding sequences:
- the LOC133906696 gene encoding E3 ubiquitin protein ligase DRIP2-like, whose translation MQTGPASPEKPPAVEPEAEAKVEGAAEAGEEQGKAEEAVKMEGKEEEGEDEEEEEEERRGGGRRRRRGTVGDGAVVMVKRELLVRCMTCPLCRRLLRDATTISECLHTFCRKCIYKKLNDEEQDHCPVCKIDLGCTPLEKLRADNNLQDVRSKVFPFKRKKINAEEVESPIMLHVKRKERSISSLVVNTPRITPAGLTGRRTRAVTRKAAALRGLGPIIVDPLKKDNDNLNKQTDNSSLLDSLSKIPQTRRQVLSNGDTSSHPSGKDKAGDNKDLDKAELWRPLNCLVEAASKTKPPRTSAQSPAFKVEKPNESPSSEHSSRTKAKEPLQKSKVQDDKKDIPEPIVLLRRRGPGRKRKHPLLSANAASSAAASQNEKTLSPVWFSLIASFDQKGDPPLPQIPAHYLRIKDGSIPASSIQKYIMQKLSLLSESEVEISCCGQSVNPAQPVRNLVERWLRVGPARPLQTMIGSSGGDYVMVISYGRPKSASS comes from the exons ATGCAGACGGGGCCCGCATCGCCGGAGAAGCCGCCGGCCGTGGAGCCGGAGGCTGAGGCGAAGGTGGAGGGAGCGGCGGAGGCTGGCGAGGAGCAGGggaaggcggaggaggcggtgaAGATGGAGGgtaaggaggaggagggcgaggatgaggaggaggaggaggaggagaggaggggaggtgggcggcggcggcggcgcggtacGGTGGGGGATGGCGCGGTGGTGATGGTGAAGCGGGAGCTGCTCGTGCGCTGCATGACGTGCCCGCTCTGCCGCCGCCTGCTCCGCGACGCAACCACCATCTCCGAGTGCCTCCACACAT TTTGTAGAAAGTGTATCTATAAGAAGCTCAATGATGAAGAGCAAGATCACTGCCCAGTATGTAAAATTGATCTTGGCTGCACTCCACTTGAGAAGCTTAG AGCTGATAACAATCTACAAGATGTGAGATCAAAAGTTTTTccattcaaaagaaaaaagattaatGCTGAAGAAGTTGAATCTCCCATTATGCTACATGttaaaaggaaagaaaggtCTATCTCTTCATTGGTGGTGAATACACCTCGAATAACACCAGCAGGTTTGACAGGGCGGCGCACAAGGGCGGTTACCAGGAAGGCAGCCGCGTTACGTGGCCTTGGTCCTATCATTGTGGATCCTTTGAAAAAGgataatgataatttgaataaGCAAACTGATAATTCAAGCTTGCTAGATAGCTTGAGCAAAATACCTCAAACAAGAAGACAG GTATTGTCAAATGGGGACACTTCAAGTCATCCCTCTGGTAAAGATAAAGCAGGTGATAATAAGGACTTGGATAAGGCGGAGCTCTGGAGACCTTTGAATTGTCTTGTAGAGGCTGCAAGCAAAACAAAGCCCCCCCGGACAAGTGCACAGAGTCCAGCTTTTAAGGTAGAGAAGCCCAATGAATCTCCTAGTAGTGAGCATTCTAGCAGAACTAAGGCTAAGGAGCCTCTCCAGAAGTCCAAAGTTCAGGATGACAAGAAAGATATTCCTGAGCCAATAGTGCTGCTTAGAAGGAGAGGGCCTGGTCGGAAGAGGAAACACCCCCTACTTTCAGCCAATGCAGCTTCCAGTGCTGCAGCTAGCCAGAACGAGAAGACATTAAGCCCAGTATGGTTTTCACTGATTGCCTCGTTTGACCA GAAAGGCGACCCTCCCTTGCCTCAGATACCTGCCCACTATTTGAGAATAAA GGATGGAAGCATACCTGCATCATCCATCCAAAAGTATATTATGCAGAAGCTCAGTCTTCTAAGTGAATCTGAG GTTGAAATAAGCTGCTGCGGACAGTCAGTGAACCCTGCACAACCTGTGCGCAATTTAGTGGAGCGGTGGCTGAGGGTTGGCCCGGCGCGCCCTTTGCAGACGATGATAGGCTCCTCTGGAGGAGATTATGTGATGGTGATAAGCTATGGGCGACCAAAGTCTGCATCTTCTTGA